In a single window of the Candidatus Nanosynbacter featherlites genome:
- a CDS encoding phytoene/squalene synthase family protein, with the protein MVLLMELYQQVSYELAERLMRRYSTSFSTSSWLLASRIRPHIYAIYGMVRLVDEIVDTYRGDDAMAQLDNFEAVVYQACKQGYSTNPIVHAFALTAQKYGIERELISPFFASMRMDITTMEYDEAAYRRYIYGSAEVVGLMCLKVFVEGDAAQYEQLREGASHLGAAYQKVNFLRDMKADHEVLGRMYFPGVDYLSFSDASKRTIEADIAADFAVAKASVQQLPSTARRAVHTSVIYYEALFQRLQNASVADLKARRIRVPNSVKSVLFARGAVGL; encoded by the coding sequence ATGGTGCTGTTGATGGAGCTATACCAGCAGGTAAGCTATGAGCTGGCAGAGCGATTAATGCGGCGCTACTCGACTTCGTTTTCGACGAGCAGCTGGCTGTTGGCGTCACGCATTCGGCCGCATATTTACGCGATCTATGGCATGGTGCGGCTAGTGGATGAAATTGTCGATACGTACCGTGGCGATGATGCGATGGCTCAGCTCGACAACTTTGAAGCAGTGGTTTACCAGGCGTGCAAGCAGGGCTATTCGACCAATCCAATCGTTCATGCTTTTGCTCTCACGGCCCAAAAGTACGGTATCGAGCGAGAGCTAATTTCCCCATTTTTTGCAAGTATGCGGATGGATATTACGACCATGGAATATGATGAAGCGGCATACCGACGCTATATTTACGGCTCGGCGGAAGTGGTGGGGTTGATGTGTCTCAAGGTGTTCGTTGAAGGCGATGCGGCTCAGTATGAACAGTTGCGTGAAGGTGCCAGCCATTTGGGTGCGGCCTACCAAAAAGTGAATTTTTTGCGTGACATGAAGGCAGATCACGAAGTTTTGGGGCGGATGTATTTTCCGGGCGTTGATTACCTATCGTTTAGTGATGCCAGCAAGCGGACCATCGAAGCGGATATTGCGGCGGATTTTGCCGTAGCCAAAGCGAGTGTGCAGCAACTTCCGTCAACTGCCCGCCGAGCAGTGCATACCAGTGTAATATATTATGAAGCACTGTTTCAGCGGCTGCAGAATGCATCAGTTGCCGATCTTAAAGCGCGGCGCATTCGGGTGCCGAACAGTGTGAAGTCTGTACTATTCGCGCGAGGAGCGGTGGGATTATGA
- a CDS encoding cutinase family protein: MKKRAVISYTLVAAIIVNLVAFNVNAAAENVNNKCTLVTGIFARGSGQEVGQDKGEAARFRSQLLSRIGDKSKFNFYELGSESYGGNQYPAVNVSDLMNGNAIGAKMSGGMKHDYGKSVNQGVAELNTYLTARHRKCPKEFFILGGYSQGAQVVGQTLPGISSDIKQKIVFTMLFGDPKLYLPEGEGILPPACFKKKLSTYRREIANCFVDNGALGARKPFLPDEDNVKTGLWCLGHDYVCGSSKFAWDTDGHGKYANTNGPIDDGVFEAAIRLNKAIQSTPQDGPIINDKRSNNNMGTTGTDVVFVLDTTGSMRPYIDQMKTFIRNYSSKIKEMNGRVGLVVYRDAGDEYTAKKLSDLQSDTTDLLTKLDSISVDGGGDTPEAALHASMVAMNEMKWQKGATKAIILLTDAGYHEPDRVDGSTVAAVAKRSLEIDPVNVYPVVEHHLVNSYADVAKQTSGQVVVSGGENDTIGALTKALTKIKNRPNAKLKIGEYYAEVGQEITFDASDSYVVDGSITKYEWDFNGDGKIDQTTTSPVTSHVYNEKFDGVMQVRISASNDTVSNISAPVKVGIKPNLPVGPGAPQVSAKIIERNGNKATIRLNWQPVDELSSRWLIRLDDNNLGWAVGEQRQLDITDVDISTTRTITVTGMKADGYVGRSKTIQIDNKTPTPQTEDPTVKQCPYRIKLGPITIACRYQKITFGKWSFYWMVWYIIRV; encoded by the coding sequence ATGAAGAAGCGAGCTGTAATAAGCTATACACTTGTAGCGGCTATAATTGTCAATCTAGTTGCTTTTAACGTTAATGCTGCGGCAGAGAATGTTAATAATAAATGTACGCTGGTTACGGGGATATTTGCTAGAGGCTCTGGTCAGGAGGTTGGTCAAGATAAAGGTGAAGCGGCACGATTTAGGAGTCAGTTATTGTCTAGGATTGGTGATAAATCCAAATTCAATTTCTACGAACTAGGCAGCGAAAGTTACGGCGGCAACCAGTACCCGGCGGTTAATGTTAGTGATCTTATGAATGGCAACGCCATTGGCGCCAAGATGAGTGGTGGTATGAAACATGATTATGGCAAAAGTGTAAATCAAGGTGTCGCAGAATTGAACACCTATTTAACTGCTCGCCACCGCAAATGTCCCAAAGAGTTTTTCATTTTGGGAGGTTACTCACAGGGTGCGCAGGTGGTTGGACAGACCTTGCCTGGCATATCATCTGACATCAAGCAGAAGATAGTCTTTACGATGTTGTTCGGCGATCCTAAATTATATTTGCCAGAGGGTGAAGGTATCCTGCCGCCAGCGTGCTTTAAGAAAAAGTTATCAACCTATCGCCGGGAAATTGCTAATTGTTTTGTTGATAACGGTGCCCTTGGTGCGCGAAAACCGTTTTTGCCAGACGAAGATAATGTAAAAACTGGACTATGGTGTCTCGGTCATGATTATGTATGCGGTAGCTCAAAATTTGCTTGGGATACGGATGGACATGGTAAGTATGCTAATACCAATGGGCCAATCGATGATGGTGTATTTGAGGCGGCTATTCGGTTAAATAAGGCTATTCAGTCTACTCCGCAAGACGGTCCAATAATCAATGACAAGCGTTCAAATAATAATATGGGCACGACGGGAACTGACGTAGTGTTTGTTTTGGATACCACCGGGTCGATGCGTCCATATATTGATCAGATGAAAACGTTCATCAGAAATTATAGCTCGAAGATCAAAGAAATGAACGGGCGAGTTGGATTGGTTGTGTATCGTGACGCTGGTGATGAATATACTGCTAAAAAATTATCAGATTTACAATCGGATACTACCGACCTGCTTACCAAGCTTGATAGCATTTCAGTTGATGGTGGTGGTGACACACCAGAGGCGGCGTTGCATGCTAGTATGGTGGCGATGAATGAGATGAAGTGGCAGAAGGGAGCGACAAAAGCAATCATTCTGTTGACTGATGCTGGCTATCACGAGCCGGATAGAGTTGACGGCTCAACGGTGGCGGCTGTAGCTAAACGCTCGCTGGAGATTGATCCAGTAAATGTGTATCCGGTTGTGGAACATCATCTGGTGAATTCGTACGCAGATGTCGCTAAACAAACCTCGGGCCAGGTCGTTGTCAGTGGCGGCGAGAATGACACAATTGGCGCATTAACAAAAGCCTTAACTAAAATCAAGAATCGTCCGAATGCCAAACTGAAAATAGGTGAATATTATGCGGAGGTTGGCCAGGAAATTACCTTTGATGCCAGTGATTCGTACGTCGTTGATGGTAGTATCACAAAGTACGAATGGGATTTTAATGGTGATGGCAAGATTGATCAAACGACAACAAGTCCAGTCACCAGTCATGTCTATAATGAAAAATTTGATGGCGTCATGCAAGTGCGAATAAGTGCCAGTAACGACACGGTGTCAAACATATCGGCACCTGTTAAAGTTGGCATAAAACCTAATTTACCTGTTGGTCCTGGAGCACCTCAGGTTTCGGCAAAAATTATTGAACGAAATGGTAATAAGGCGACAATTCGACTCAATTGGCAACCGGTTGACGAGCTGTCTTCGCGTTGGTTGATCAGGTTGGATGACAATAATCTGGGCTGGGCTGTTGGCGAGCAGCGACAACTTGACATCACTGATGTAGATATATCAACAACGAGAACGATTACCGTGACAGGCATGAAAGCCGACGGGTATGTTGGTAGATCTAAGACCATACAGATTGATAATAAGACGCCTACCCCTCAGACGGAAGATCCAACTGTCAAGCAATGTCCGTATAGAATAAAACTAGGTCCAATTACCATCGCCTGTCGTTATCAGAAAATAACGTTTGGCAAATGGTCGTTTTATTGGATGGTTTGGTATATCATTAGGGTATGA
- a CDS encoding ferredoxin--NADP reductase: MRDSLTVEIVRVRQENPEVTTLYVVRPFDFMAGQYITVFIGGSQVREGKAYSISSRPHEELMSITVKNVGGEFSSYLCSRQVGDRLHISRAYGDFNPQTERPLVGIAAGCGLSPIWSILAGAKQPTFLYLSQKSPEYMVFSEELAASSIRVNKFSTCQQIEEKDGWRNGRFEVAKIVAETPDDAHFLVCGSLPFVRDVWQKLTAAGVDESHISTETFFEQ; encoded by the coding sequence ATGCGTGATTCACTAACTGTCGAAATTGTGCGCGTGCGTCAGGAAAACCCAGAGGTGACGACGCTGTATGTTGTGCGGCCGTTTGACTTTATGGCGGGGCAATATATCACAGTGTTCATCGGGGGTAGCCAGGTGCGCGAAGGTAAGGCGTATAGTATTTCCTCGCGTCCGCATGAGGAATTGATGTCGATTACCGTGAAAAATGTGGGCGGCGAATTCTCGAGCTATTTGTGTTCGCGCCAGGTTGGTGATAGGCTGCACATTAGCCGGGCATACGGCGATTTCAATCCGCAGACTGAGCGGCCGCTAGTCGGCATCGCGGCGGGGTGTGGACTCAGCCCGATTTGGAGTATTTTGGCGGGCGCCAAGCAGCCGACTTTTCTCTATTTGAGCCAAAAATCGCCAGAATACATGGTGTTCTCAGAGGAGTTAGCGGCCTCATCCATCCGGGTCAATAAGTTTAGTACTTGCCAGCAGATTGAGGAAAAAGACGGCTGGCGGAACGGGCGGTTTGAGGTGGCGAAAATCGTCGCTGAAACGCCGGACGATGCGCACTTTCTGGTCTGCGGAAGTTTGCCGTTTGTGCGCGATGTTTGGCAAAAACTAACCGCCGCTGGCGTCGACGAATCACATATTTCAACGGAGACATTTTTTGAGCAATGA
- a CDS encoding anaerobic ribonucleoside-triphosphate reductase activating protein has product MTMPPNTSESTPSLSQLKVSIGGIQKLSLVDYPGHVAAALFLSGCNMRCGYCHNPELVLPERLAPSIPVEEAMIFLKSRIGRLDGVVISGGEPTVNEDLPVLCRMIKSLGFDVKLDTNGTHPDMVRSMVEEGTIDFIAMDVKGPLEKYVEIAARPIDLAAIKDNVRLMIDSGIGHEFRTTIVREQLEVADFEKIGELVKGAKRFALQHFRTGTTISPKFANYHTFTDEEFRAAQKIMERYVEECVIH; this is encoded by the coding sequence ATGACGATGCCGCCGAACACCAGCGAGTCAACACCGTCGCTGTCCCAGCTTAAGGTATCGATTGGCGGGATTCAGAAGCTGTCGCTGGTGGACTATCCAGGACACGTGGCGGCAGCGCTGTTTCTCTCTGGCTGTAATATGCGCTGCGGCTATTGCCATAATCCGGAGCTGGTGTTGCCCGAACGCTTGGCGCCGAGCATCCCGGTTGAGGAAGCGATGATATTCCTAAAATCGCGCATTGGTCGACTAGACGGCGTGGTGATTTCTGGCGGCGAGCCGACAGTCAACGAGGATTTGCCGGTGCTGTGCCGGATGATCAAGAGCCTCGGTTTTGATGTCAAGCTGGATACCAACGGTACACACCCTGACATGGTGCGCAGTATGGTCGAGGAGGGGACGATTGACTTCATCGCCATGGATGTCAAGGGGCCGCTGGAAAAATACGTGGAGATTGCGGCCCGGCCGATTGATCTAGCGGCAATCAAAGACAATGTGCGGCTGATGATTGACTCAGGGATCGGCCATGAATTTCGGACGACCATCGTTCGCGAGCAGCTGGAGGTAGCGGATTTTGAAAAGATTGGCGAGCTAGTCAAAGGCGCCAAGCGCTTTGCTCTGCAACATTTTCGCACTGGTACCACCATTAGTCCAAAATTTGCCAACTACCACACCTTTACCGACGAAGAGTTTAGAGCCGCCCAAAAAATAATGGAAAGGTATGTTGAAGAATGCGTGATTCACTAA
- a CDS encoding ribonucleoside triphosphate reductase, translating to MYKSIKKRDGRTVKFDRKKIEKAIEKAGLETGEFDKKTAKELTEKVLAVLEARNQKQLPGVEDIQDIVEDALIDSKFKKTAKAYIIYRDQHKKLREITSNAHVDLIDQYIGNLDWKVNENSNMGYSLQGLNNYVSAEVTKTYWLDKIYTSRIGQAHKEGDLHIHDLNLLSVYCVGWDLTDLLQEGFTGVAGKVASKPAKHFRSALGQVVNFFYTLQGEAAGAQAFSDFDTLLAPFIRADKLNYDEVKQALQEFVFNVNVPTRVGFQTPFTNITLDLECPKHMADNPVIIGGEMQDTTYGEYQEEMNMLNKALLEVLSEGDANGRVFTFPIPTVNITKDFNWDNPVIESLWEASAKYGIPYFSNFINSDMDPEDARSMCCRLRIDNRQLEYRGGGLFGSNPMTGSVGVVTINLPRLALKSKNEKEFFKGLGELMDMAKDSLETKRKVLERLTDANLYPYTKFYLRNIKQRFNQYWKNHFSTIGLIGTNEAALNLLGVDIGTEKGQAFAEKTLDFMRDRLVKYQKETGNNYNLEATPAEGTTYRLAQLDKASFPDQAHFANGLGAEVKHPFYTNSSHLPVNYTDDLFELMDLQDNLQTKYTGGTVIHFFLGERMDDPQTLKKLVKTICENYKLPYFTFSPSFSICKNHGYLVGEHPTCPSCNETTEIYSRVVGFLRPTSQWNKGKQAEFDMREHYDDAAEHQRVNTVAVPA from the coding sequence ATGTACAAATCAATCAAAAAACGTGATGGTCGCACCGTCAAATTTGATCGCAAAAAAATCGAAAAAGCCATTGAAAAAGCGGGCTTGGAGACTGGCGAATTTGACAAAAAAACAGCCAAGGAACTGACCGAAAAAGTATTGGCGGTACTGGAAGCTCGCAACCAAAAACAATTACCGGGCGTCGAAGATATCCAAGACATTGTCGAAGATGCACTGATTGATTCTAAGTTTAAGAAGACCGCCAAGGCCTACATCATCTACCGTGACCAGCACAAAAAATTGCGCGAAATTACATCTAACGCGCATGTTGATTTAATCGATCAATATATTGGTAACCTGGACTGGAAGGTGAATGAGAACTCCAACATGGGCTACAGCCTACAGGGGTTGAATAATTACGTATCGGCGGAAGTTACGAAGACTTACTGGCTGGACAAAATTTACACATCAAGGATTGGTCAGGCACACAAAGAGGGTGATTTGCATATTCACGACCTAAATCTCCTCAGTGTGTATTGTGTTGGTTGGGACTTGACTGATCTGTTGCAAGAAGGCTTTACGGGTGTTGCTGGAAAGGTGGCCTCCAAGCCAGCCAAGCATTTCCGCTCAGCCTTGGGCCAGGTGGTAAACTTCTTCTACACCTTGCAGGGTGAGGCAGCTGGTGCTCAGGCATTCTCTGATTTTGATACACTGCTGGCGCCATTTATTCGCGCTGATAAATTGAACTACGACGAGGTGAAGCAGGCGCTGCAAGAATTCGTCTTTAACGTCAATGTGCCAACACGAGTTGGTTTCCAAACACCGTTTACCAATATTACGCTTGATCTCGAGTGTCCAAAGCACATGGCTGACAATCCAGTGATCATCGGTGGTGAAATGCAGGACACTACTTACGGCGAATATCAAGAAGAGATGAATATGCTGAATAAGGCGCTGCTAGAGGTGTTGTCTGAGGGTGATGCTAACGGCCGAGTCTTTACCTTCCCAATCCCAACGGTTAATATCACCAAGGATTTCAACTGGGATAATCCAGTGATTGAAAGCCTGTGGGAGGCCAGTGCTAAATACGGCATTCCATACTTCTCAAACTTCATCAATTCTGACATGGATCCAGAGGACGCGCGCTCGATGTGCTGTCGCCTGCGCATCGATAATCGCCAGCTGGAATATCGCGGCGGTGGACTGTTCGGCTCAAACCCAATGACTGGTTCAGTTGGTGTGGTGACGATCAACTTGCCACGTTTGGCGCTGAAGTCAAAGAATGAGAAAGAGTTCTTCAAGGGCCTAGGCGAACTCATGGATATGGCAAAAGATAGTCTGGAGACTAAGCGCAAGGTCCTGGAGCGATTGACTGACGCTAACCTTTATCCGTACACTAAGTTTTACTTGCGCAACATTAAGCAGCGATTTAACCAATACTGGAAAAATCACTTTTCAACCATCGGTTTGATTGGCACTAACGAAGCGGCGTTGAACTTGCTGGGTGTTGACATTGGCACGGAAAAGGGTCAGGCGTTTGCCGAGAAAACGCTTGACTTTATGCGCGACCGCTTGGTGAAATACCAGAAAGAAACGGGCAACAACTACAATCTAGAAGCAACGCCAGCTGAGGGTACAACCTACCGCTTGGCGCAGCTCGACAAGGCTAGCTTCCCTGACCAAGCGCACTTTGCCAATGGTTTGGGTGCGGAAGTTAAACATCCGTTCTACACCAACTCCAGCCACTTGCCGGTCAACTACACTGACGACCTGTTTGAACTGATGGATTTGCAGGATAATTTGCAGACTAAGTACACGGGCGGTACAGTGATTCACTTCTTCCTGGGTGAACGCATGGATGATCCGCAGACGCTGAAAAAACTGGTCAAAACGATTTGTGAAAACTACAAACTGCCATACTTCACCTTCAGCCCAAGCTTCAGCATTTGTAAGAATCACGGTTATTTGGTTGGTGAGCATCCAACCTGTCCAAGCTGTAATGAAACGACTGAAATTTACTCACGCGTGGTTGGTTTCTTGCGTCCGACGTCCCAGTGGAACAAGGGCAAGCAAGCTGAATTTGACATGAGGGAGCATTATGACGATGCCGCCGAACACCAGCGAGTCAACACCGTCGCTGTCCCAGCTTAA
- a CDS encoding AAA family ATPase gives MHVITSHPLIILRGNSGCGKTSTARLLQRQLGYGAMLVSQDMVRREMLRVKDSESNPAIQLIYDLCMYGNNVGYAVILEGILSNKRYGTMLHQLLNDFQGEKLIYYFDVSFKETVRRHATKPNAHEFGESEMRQWWKDQDILGVPGE, from the coding sequence GTGCACGTGATTACTTCTCATCCGCTAATCATTCTCCGCGGTAATTCTGGCTGTGGTAAAACCAGCACGGCGCGCCTACTCCAGCGTCAACTAGGCTACGGCGCGATGCTGGTGTCGCAGGATATGGTGCGGCGGGAAATGCTTCGCGTGAAAGATAGTGAAAGCAACCCGGCGATTCAGCTGATTTACGATCTATGCATGTACGGCAATAACGTTGGTTATGCGGTGATTTTGGAAGGTATTTTGAGCAATAAAAGATACGGCACGATGCTGCACCAGCTGCTGAATGATTTTCAGGGCGAAAAATTGATTTATTATTTTGACGTATCGTTTAAGGAAACGGTGCGCCGCCACGCCACGAAGCCAAACGCTCATGAATTTGGCGAATCGGAAATGCGCCAGTGGTGGAAAGACCAAGATATTTTAGGTGTGCCAGGTGAGTAG
- a CDS encoding ABC transporter permease has translation MMWQTVRQNYRLPLFLGVGISVVAVLFSALFNKFSDQLSPFIDMMPAGMKAVVGDLAIGTTPEGWLSIELFPLVAMVGVVITAIIFGAGVIGREEDSGTLELLLASRRNRVMIVLQKYLAMAGLLVIPPVMLLATIALIGPLFDFHPNLTHVAGACVSLWLLGLSFGSLTFVTQAVTGRRGLAVGVGSLLFLAMYALSITAKLIESWKDYDVWSLIHYYNIPGSLMDGLDLGKLIVLIFVSLAALGVAAIGFYRRDTGV, from the coding sequence ATGATGTGGCAGACGGTACGGCAAAATTACAGATTGCCGCTGTTTTTGGGTGTTGGCATTAGCGTTGTGGCAGTATTGTTTTCAGCGTTGTTCAATAAATTTAGCGATCAACTAAGTCCGTTCATCGACATGATGCCGGCTGGGATGAAAGCGGTGGTTGGCGATTTGGCGATTGGTACCACGCCAGAAGGTTGGCTGAGTATTGAGCTGTTTCCACTGGTGGCGATGGTCGGCGTGGTGATTACAGCGATTATTTTCGGCGCTGGGGTAATTGGTCGAGAAGAAGATTCGGGAACGCTCGAACTATTGCTCGCCAGCCGGCGGAATCGCGTAATGATTGTACTACAAAAATATTTGGCGATGGCGGGATTGTTGGTGATTCCTCCAGTGATGTTGTTGGCGACCATTGCACTCATCGGTCCGCTGTTTGATTTTCATCCAAATCTCACACATGTTGCTGGGGCTTGTGTGAGCTTGTGGCTTTTGGGCCTTAGTTTTGGTAGTCTCACCTTTGTCACCCAGGCGGTGACGGGCCGGCGCGGGCTGGCTGTTGGCGTTGGCAGCCTGCTTTTTCTAGCAATGTACGCCCTGTCGATTACTGCTAAATTGATTGAAAGCTGGAAAGATTACGACGTTTGGTCGCTGATCCATTACTACAACATTCCGGGCAGTTTGATGGATGGATTAGACCTAGGAAAATTGATAGTCTTAATCTTTGTGAGCTTAGCGGCGCTTGGTGTGGCAGCGATTGGCTTTTATCGGCGAGATACGGGAGTGTAA
- a CDS encoding ABC transporter ATP-binding protein: MSDTSPLILHGLTKRFGRKLAVNNVSLELYEGEVFGSLGPNGAGKSTTIRSVMDFLRPTDGWVELLGGQSVEERTVLHDQVGYLAGDIALYENMTGRKLLKFLARIGRKVDWKYVDELAERFEAVLDRPIRQLSKGNRQKIGLIQAFMHRPKLLILDEPTSGLDPLMKQVFYDLVREVSEQGATVFVSSHDLTEVQKICHRAGFIRDGKLIAIEPIATMKHLATHRYIVTFAKKPSLAAARKLPSITDVQRRGDEYEFTVKGDAAEFVSFIAEHKPKVLRESELELEELFMRYYEGEEVKR; the protein is encoded by the coding sequence ATGAGTGATACTTCACCGCTGATATTACACGGACTTACCAAGCGCTTTGGCCGCAAACTAGCAGTCAACAATGTGTCGTTGGAGCTATACGAAGGTGAAGTATTTGGTTCTCTCGGGCCGAATGGTGCGGGTAAAAGTACAACGATTCGGTCGGTGATGGATTTCTTGAGGCCGACGGATGGCTGGGTAGAGTTGCTGGGCGGACAGAGTGTCGAGGAACGAACGGTGCTTCATGATCAGGTTGGTTATCTGGCGGGCGATATTGCGCTATATGAAAATATGACTGGCCGAAAATTGCTAAAGTTTTTGGCGCGGATAGGTCGGAAGGTTGATTGGAAGTATGTTGATGAGCTGGCTGAGCGTTTTGAGGCGGTACTGGATCGACCGATCCGCCAGCTTTCCAAGGGTAATCGCCAGAAAATTGGTCTAATTCAGGCCTTTATGCACCGACCAAAATTGCTGATTTTGGACGAACCGACCAGCGGGTTGGATCCGCTGATGAAACAAGTGTTTTACGATTTGGTGCGCGAAGTTTCCGAGCAAGGCGCGACGGTATTTGTCAGTAGCCACGATCTGACTGAAGTGCAAAAAATTTGCCACCGCGCTGGCTTTATTCGTGATGGAAAATTGATTGCTATTGAACCTATCGCGACCATGAAACATCTGGCGACTCACCGCTACATTGTGACCTTTGCTAAAAAACCGTCCCTGGCGGCAGCCAGAAAACTGCCATCCATCACCGATGTTCAACGCCGCGGTGACGAATACGAATTCACTGTCAAAGGTGACGCGGCAGAGTTTGTTTCATTCATCGCCGAACATAAACCAAAAGTCCTGCGCGAATCAGAACTAGAATTGGAAGAATTATTCATGCGGTATTATGAAGGCGAGGAGGTAAAGCGATGA
- a CDS encoding sensor histidine kinase, whose translation MKQQRVRRLALSYLAVIMTLSLAFSVIIYAITSVQLNRPLPPGEHAQQPPELIERQFSRRLEQRNRETRGSVIMSLVVLNGVMLLVGYWLSLLLARRTLAPIERSIEQQAQFVSDASHELRTPLTALMTTNEVALRKKTLDDDRARVVFQRNIDEVEQLRTLTDNLLQLTQVNNQQIEKRAVDMAELVRDTVDRYQPAADKKRVALDMQVASITHTVAVTAVTQILGTLIDNAIKYSSPDSTVIIRLDGRALSVVDQGIGIAKKDQAKIFDRFYRSDEARTRGQNSGYGLGLAIAKAVADKNGYQLSVKSEAGQGSTFSLHF comes from the coding sequence ATGAAACAGCAGCGCGTCAGGCGGTTGGCATTGAGTTATTTAGCGGTGATCATGACGTTGTCGCTGGCCTTTAGTGTGATTATTTATGCTATCACCTCCGTGCAATTAAATCGTCCATTACCGCCGGGTGAACATGCTCAGCAACCGCCAGAGCTTATTGAACGTCAGTTTAGTCGCCGCCTGGAGCAACGCAACCGCGAGACGCGCGGGTCGGTGATTATGTCGCTGGTGGTACTCAATGGCGTGATGTTGCTGGTCGGTTATTGGCTGAGTCTGCTATTGGCACGTCGGACATTGGCACCAATTGAGCGGTCGATTGAGCAGCAAGCGCAGTTTGTGTCGGATGCCAGCCATGAACTGCGGACGCCATTGACAGCATTGATGACCACCAACGAAGTGGCGCTGCGCAAAAAAACGCTGGATGACGACAGGGCGAGAGTGGTGTTTCAGCGCAACATTGACGAGGTTGAACAATTGCGCACACTGACGGATAATTTGTTGCAACTTACCCAGGTTAATAATCAGCAGATTGAAAAACGGGCAGTCGATATGGCCGAGCTTGTCCGCGACACAGTTGATCGCTACCAGCCGGCAGCTGACAAGAAACGAGTGGCACTGGATATGCAAGTGGCATCAATAACACACACAGTAGCGGTCACGGCGGTGACGCAAATTTTAGGCACACTGATTGATAACGCCATCAAATATTCGTCACCAGACAGCACTGTCATAATTCGGCTGGACGGACGAGCCCTGTCGGTTGTCGACCAGGGGATTGGCATTGCAAAAAAAGACCAGGCGAAAATTTTTGACAGATTTTATCGTAGCGATGAAGCTCGCACTCGCGGGCAAAACTCGGGCTATGGTCTCGGGCTGGCTATCGCCAAGGCGGTGGCTGATAAGAACGGTTATCAATTGAGCGTTAAAAGCGAAGCGGGTCAGGGCTCTACCTTCAGCTTACATTTCTGA
- a CDS encoding response regulator transcription factor: protein MRILLVEDDVAIAQSLKEGLEDEAYAVDVAHDGDEGYRTATADEYDVIILDVMLPEMNGYEVCRVLRKDGNQTPILMLTARDAERDIVEGLDVGADDYLAKPFSFEVLLARLRALLRRPNEKLEEVLRVGDLTLDPSLKKVTRANQEISLTTKEYAVLEYLMRNAGKVLSKEQIISHVWDFDADVLPNNVELFIMFLRRKIDKPFDSKLIHTVPGFGYKLEDKS from the coding sequence ATGCGGATTTTACTAGTAGAAGATGACGTGGCGATCGCCCAGTCGCTGAAGGAAGGCTTGGAAGACGAAGCCTATGCAGTTGATGTAGCACATGACGGTGACGAGGGTTACCGGACGGCGACGGCGGACGAGTACGATGTGATTATTCTTGATGTGATGCTGCCGGAAATGAATGGCTATGAAGTGTGCCGGGTGCTGCGCAAAGATGGTAATCAGACGCCGATTTTGATGTTGACAGCACGTGATGCCGAGCGGGATATTGTCGAAGGCTTGGACGTGGGCGCTGACGATTATTTGGCGAAGCCGTTTAGTTTTGAGGTGTTATTGGCGCGTCTTCGTGCTTTGCTGCGTCGTCCGAATGAGAAGCTGGAAGAAGTCTTGCGAGTTGGTGATTTGACGCTTGATCCGAGCTTGAAAAAAGTGACGCGGGCGAATCAGGAAATTAGCCTAACCACCAAAGAATATGCTGTCTTGGAATATCTGATGCGTAACGCTGGCAAGGTTTTGTCCAAAGAGCAAATCATCTCGCACGTGTGGGATTTTGATGCCGATGTCTTGCCGAACAATGTTGAATTATTCATCATGTTTTTGCGGCGCAAAATCGATAAACCATTTGACTCAAAATTGATTCACACCGTCCCGGGCTTTGGCTACAAACTGGAGGATAAATCATGA